The Thermoplasmata archaeon DNA segment ATCTCCGTCTGGACCACGGCGCCCCGGGTCATGATGTTCCGAGTGACGTAGTGCGGGTTCGAGGTGTTCTCCTTGACCGTGACGATCTTGACCTTCTTGGTCTTCGAGGTGCGCGGGTCGAGGACGTTCGCGAACTCGGCCTTCAGGACGCGGACCTTCCGGTTCCCGCCCTTCGTGCGGTAGAGCTTGAGCCTCGATGCGCCGAGGAAGGCGAACTGCTGCTCGCGGGAAATCTCGCGGCGGCGTTTCTTCCGGAGGGGGCGGTACCGCCCGCCCGTGGGCTTTCTCTTGGAGCGTCCTTGCCAGAGGGCCATTCGCAACCTCGGAGGGAGGCGTCCCAACTTCGCGGCCCTATAAGACGGTTACGGCCTCAGATGGACGGCGGGATGAGTGTGTGGTAGACAAGGAAGACGGTCAGGAAGAAGCCCAGGAGCGCCCCGCCGTTCAGGAGAGGGAGGCCCGCCTGGGGATTGCCCCGCAGGACGTACCGCATGAGGATCGAGAACCCGACGAGGCTGCCGATGACCGTGCCCACGGCGACCGTCAGGCTCGGCGTGAGGCTGAGGAGGCCCACGCCCACGTCGTCCCGGAGCGACGCGAGCGCGGAGACGCTCATCATGCCTGGGATAATCAGGTCTCCGAGGCCGATGAACATGGCTTCTCGTTCCTCCC contains these protein-coding regions:
- a CDS encoding 30S ribosomal protein S8e encodes the protein MALWQGRSKRKPTGGRYRPLRKKRRREISREQQFAFLGASRLKLYRTKGGNRKVRVLKAEFANVLDPRTSKTKKVKIVTVKENTSNPHYVTRNIMTRGAVVQTEIGLAKITSRPGQDGVINAVLVTAEKAPSA
- a CDS encoding presenilin family intramembrane aspartyl protease PSH, with product AGVTAILGISFRWIPATLLLVALACYDAWAVYRSKHMVTLADELTSQRLPVLLVIPKSADYKFSEQKSLKEQVAKGEEREAMFIGLGDLIIPGMMSVSALASLRDDVGVGLLSLTPSLTVAVGTVIGSLVGFSILMRYVLRGNPQAGLPLLNGGALLGFFLTVFLVYHTLIPPSI